The Kineothrix sp. IPX-CK genomic interval GTCTGTCCCTCCCCTATGGACTTCATGGTGGCAATGAGCGTTTCCAACGGATCAAAAAGCTTCCTTCTCATGTAGAAGAAGCCGAAAGGGATTGCCAGCGCGATGATCAAGGTCAGCACCAGCAGCAATATTTGTACGTAATCCAGATATTGAAAGGCACCTTTATAAGGGCTTATATAATATTGCATAATGCCGGCATAGGGAAAATCCTTTTCCACCAGCATATATTTTTCACCGTTTGCATAAGCAATATAATAGTTTTTGTTCGTCCGCTCCAAAGGAATCTGATGTTCGTCCATGAAGGCGTTCATGGTCAAGGGCACGTTGTCCTCTCTGGCATAGACCAGATAACCGTCCAGAGTTTCATCCTTTTCATGCTGGGGCGTGGTTATAAGGGAAAAGTCCAGCACGATTACCGCATAATTATGATTATTTTTCAGGATCCGGAGCAAGTAATTTCTTCCCTCCAGCTGTATCAACTGCCAGCCCTTTTTATTGCACTGCGCATCATTAAGGATCTGAGAAGAAATCGTTTCTTCCAGCTCCTTTTTCTCGAAATAGGTGTAATTTCCTGATTCCGCATAGACCATTCTGAAAATGCCGTTGTAAGGAGAATTAATGCCCAAAGCACCTAACCCCGCTAACTGTGAATTTACCATTGCGCGATAATCCGCGGCTATTGCATCGCAACACAAATAAGCCTCCAGATAGCTGGTGGCATAATTCAGCTGTAACATATCCGCGTCGTTGGCCAATAGGTTAGCCATGGAATAACTGATATATTCGATATCCTTTGCCACAGGCTTCTCATAAATAGATAAAATATCCAAATTATTGGAGGCGACCTGATTGTTCAGGATACGCAGCGTATATACGTTGTAGGCGAATAATACGGATAAAAGCGGCACGATAATCAAGAACATCCATAATAATATTTTTGATTGCAGCTTACTCATATCTGACCTCCAATTTAAAGGGGAATTTGGCTGTGAACAGTAGCAGCAAAATGACTATGTCTTATCGTAACATAGTCATCCCCTTGAATATACGTTATTTATATGGTAATTACCGGAAGCTTCTACGGTCTGACCGCCGTTCCGTCCTGCAGGCGGCTGTAGAGCCAGCTGAAATCCATAGAAACAGGCGGATATTTATCCGCGGCTTTCTCATCTATTTCCACACCGATTCCCGGCGCTTCGCTCACATAGGCATAGCCTCTCCTGATTTCGGGGCAGCCCGGAAAGACCTCTCGCTCTTTTTCAGAAAAACCGGCATATTCCTGTATTCCGAAATTAGTGACTGCAGTATCGATATGCATGCCTGCGGCGGCACCTATGGGGGACATGTCATTAGGACCATGCCACGCTGTCTTCACCTGATAGGCTTCACAGAAATGAGCCAGCTTTATCGCCGGAGTGATACCCCCGATATCGCTTAAATGTACTCTTATAAAATCAATCCAATGATTCTGGACAAGAGCCTTCCAGTCGTTGGGCGCCGTAAAAAGCTCTCCCATGGCAAGAGGTGTTACGGTATGTTCTCTCAATATTCTAAAGCTGTCCGACTGCTCCGGCGAAAGTGCATCCTCCAAAAAGAACAGATGATACGGTTCAAGATCCTTTGCCAGCCGCATGCTTTCTGCCAAAGTAAGCCTCTCATGTACATCGTGCATCAGCTCCAGGTCTTCTCCGAAATCGATACGTATTTTTTCAAATAAAGAAATCACGGAACGGGTATATTGCCCCGGATGATAATAGGCGCCTTCAGGAGCGTCATCGGGCTTGCACAGCCATTGGCCCACCTGTCCGGCATTCCCCCCATACAATCCCATATGGCAGCGTATGTAGCGATATCCGTCCTGGATATATTGCCGGATACATTCCTCTACTTCCTCCAGGCAGTTGCCGTCCGCATGGCGGTACAGAGCCACTCCCGTTCTTGTTTTGCCGCCGAGGAGAGCGTACAGAGGCATTCCTGCCAGCTTTCCCTTAATATCCCACAGGGCCTCATCGATGCCGGATATGGCATTGTTCAGAACGGGACCGTTTCTCCAATAGGAGCTGCCCATCATCGTCTGCCATATGTCCTCTATGTTGTGGACCGATTTATTTTTCAGCATCGGCGCCAAATATTCCTCAATAGCCGTTACCACAGCCTTATAGCGCCACGTGAAGGTTGCGCATCCATATCCGCAAAGTCCCGGCTGATTGGTCACCACCTTTACCGCTACCAGATTGATATTGTTTGGAGCGGTCACGATGACTTGTATATCTTCAATTTTTACATCATTCATAATCATAACACCTTTCCGCAAATTTCTGCATGATTTTATAAAATATTATATAAAGTAGCGGAAAGGTTTTCTGCTAAAATTGTTACCGATTTTAATAAAAATGTGACATTATCCTCTTCCGGGTCGGTAGAATTTAATCAAATAGCCTCTTTTATTTTGCTTCACGATAAACCTATCGTTATATCGATGGCGGGCTAATATTAGAGGAATTTTAGAGGAAGTAAATGCTATAATTGGCGCAACAAACCAAGGGAGGTATTTTAGTATGAAATACAAAATTATTTTACTTTTGACAACAATGACTTTATTGATGGCTTGTACTGGCTGTGGCAAACAGACACGAAGTGAGAGCCTTACGTCAACACAGGAACTAGAGGAACAGCAGGAGCAAGATAGAGATGCTGATGATAAAAAAATTTCTGAGGAGACAGAGAAAGTAAATCCTGCAAATGGTGATGAACTGTTTGAAAGCAGTAATTTAAATGGCGCGGTTGTGGAAATTACTAATAACGGCTGTAAAATTACACCTACATATACGCAGGACGATGTAGCTTATGAAGCAGCACCGGGCTATGAAAATCAAGAAGAACTGATTACCGTTGCCTATGACGAGGACTGTACATTTCAAGCAGCTTATATTAACCTCCAGACCAATGCTGTAACCTATGATGCGGTAACAATAAGTGATGTGAAGGAGCAGACAAGCCTGGCAATTTACGGTGAGTATGATAGTGACAATATTCTCCATGCCAGCATTGTTTTTATTTACGAGTGGAATTAATATGGCTTACCTGTGCATGGTTGAATATGTTTTGCCGGGATGTTATAATTCAGATGAATTTGCGGTCAGGTAAAACAATTTTTACATTACATATAATGAAGTGAACCGTAACGAATGAAGCAGGTAAGAAGAGAATTCCATGAAAAGAAGAGACAGAAGCACGAAAAAGACCTTTGATAAAAAGGTGATACGATTTATAACCAGAGCCATGGTGCTATCCATCATGCTCCTTATTTTGGTGTCCGGA includes:
- a CDS encoding sensor histidine kinase is translated as MSKLQSKILLWMFLIIVPLLSVLFAYNVYTLRILNNQVASNNLDILSIYEKPVAKDIEYISYSMANLLANDADMLQLNYATSYLEAYLCCDAIAADYRAMVNSQLAGLGALGINSPYNGIFRMVYAESGNYTYFEKKELEETISSQILNDAQCNKKGWQLIQLEGRNYLLRILKNNHNYAVIVLDFSLITTPQHEKDETLDGYLVYAREDNVPLTMNAFMDEHQIPLERTNKNYYIAYANGEKYMLVEKDFPYAGIMQYYISPYKGAFQYLDYVQILLLVLTLIIALAIPFGFFYMRRKLFDPLETLIATMKSIGEGQTDARMEEEYHIEEFLQMKNSFNVMVDKINELKINAYEREIQLKNVQMQYLQIQIRPHFFLNCLKNIYALAEQKDFEKIQEMIIILSKYLRSMFKSNPAFITLGEEIEGVKNYVALQQMCQSEPPECRIDIDEGLLEFLIPPLSIITFIENSVKHGAQSDKKLMLSIRATTLTGEKNSYVCITILDNGPGFGEELPNLFGEDYGADGKEHIGIKNIEKRFEMFYGKEGTILCSNSNGACVELYIPIEQEEGK
- a CDS encoding enolase C-terminal domain-like protein, which translates into the protein MNDVKIEDIQVIVTAPNNINLVAVKVVTNQPGLCGYGCATFTWRYKAVVTAIEEYLAPMLKNKSVHNIEDIWQTMMGSSYWRNGPVLNNAISGIDEALWDIKGKLAGMPLYALLGGKTRTGVALYRHADGNCLEEVEECIRQYIQDGYRYIRCHMGLYGGNAGQVGQWLCKPDDAPEGAYYHPGQYTRSVISLFEKIRIDFGEDLELMHDVHERLTLAESMRLAKDLEPYHLFFLEDALSPEQSDSFRILREHTVTPLAMGELFTAPNDWKALVQNHWIDFIRVHLSDIGGITPAIKLAHFCEAYQVKTAWHGPNDMSPIGAAAGMHIDTAVTNFGIQEYAGFSEKEREVFPGCPEIRRGYAYVSEAPGIGVEIDEKAADKYPPVSMDFSWLYSRLQDGTAVRP